The Malus sylvestris chromosome 8, drMalSylv7.2, whole genome shotgun sequence genomic interval TTTACTTTAGATTAATCCATAATgtgtaatttcttcttttattttctacTGGTAGCAAATTTTCACATTTATCTTGTTGTCATATTATATTCTACACGTAAAAGCATAATTaagattattaaaaatataaaaaattggtagaatgtaacatcccacatcatccAAGAAAGTGGATCCTctaagtcttatatgtacattctcatctctacctagcacgaggcattttgggagctcactggcttcgggttccatcggaactccgaagttaagcgagttaacgcgagagcaatcccaagatgggtaacccactgggaagttctcgtgtgagtttccagaaaaaaaaccgtgagggcgtggtcggggcccaaagcggacaatatcatgctacggtggagtcgagcccgggatgtgatgggggcccgggtcgggatgtgacatagaACGCTAGTGTAGGCCTCTTGTGCCTATTAAAACAAACAATGATACAAACCAAATCAAATAGTTtgtaaaggaaaggaaaaaccACCCCAATTGAATACGTTGAACAACAAAATTACATGAAAAAAGCTAGCATATAAAAAATAACATGCATCAACGAACGAAGAAAGACTCACAttgtttacaaaaaaaaaaaaaagtcctcAAGATGCTTTGGTGATTCTGTATTCTTTTTTGCTGCTTCAAATCCTTGGTGAATTAATGGTTCCTCATGAAACTACAAATTCTTTTTTGTTGCTTAACATTGTTTGCAATCAAACTAcaaattctttttcaaatatAGTTACATACGTTAGTCTATTCAAATATAGTTAcatatgtttaaaaatagaaaatataatatttgaataaacaactgattgtaTGATGATTTGATACAATCATTGTAACTATACGTATAGCTCTTATAAATTCAAAGAGTTGTACATGGCATCATTAATGAATCTACTATTGTCGAAGCCTTTGTTAAAACCTCTAACCAGTTAATCTCCCTGGTGACTAAAGATATCAACACTATCTACTCGTATGTGAGGCCCCGCTGGTGTGTTTCCACACCACATGCTCTGCAAAAGAGACACAATATCAGAATCAGAAACACATAAAGAAGAAACATATAGACTATAGATATGGcaagagaaacaaaagaaaacgaaCACATTTCTTAAACATCAGTAAAGTCTCCATATAACCTTTTTGTTTCGCTTCATTTGCTCCTCTTTCCCAACTAACAACACATTTCTTATCATCTTGTTTATTCATATATGTGGAcgataaacaaaataaacaatgtGCAAGAGACACAAAAAAAAGTAACAATAGCAACAACATTAGACTGGAGAATTCCCCTTCTCCAAGTGCAATAGGTGTGAAGTTGGCTTACTAGTCCCTGCTTGTCGATTTCCCAACCGCCAAGATGTGCCATTTTATGCGGAATATCATCGTTGCTGCTGTAGACATTTTCCATAAACAAAGACAAATAAAATTGATTAATTAGCACACACAAAAACTCCATAGTGGAGAACATGAAATAGCTATACAAAAATACTAAATATTAATACACCAAATTCCAAATTCGAGAACACATAATGACGAAGAAAAAGTTCGGGAGAATGTGAATATCTTTATTTGTGGCTCTGCTTCCATTCAAATCTTTATCCTTCTacacattcaaagaaacaaagaaaatgaaaatactGACTTGACAGAGaatttgatgaatcgacaaacatAAGTGTAATTTACCTAAGAACAAAAGGTCCAAACTTTAATTACCTAAGAACAAAAAATGAACATTTTGTTTATATtagttaaaaccaaaatcatggaCGGAAGGCAAAATGAAAAGAGATGAAACTATGTTACTCAAAACAGAAAGGATGACTCAAAACTATTTCGATTCCCTCTTCTTCCGCtatttgtcttccttcttccatATTTTCCTTGTGAAACAAACTTTAGAACTGATTACACAAATAAAAAAGTTCAAACTTGACCTGTTTGttatcctatttgaaattttttatcatttctcaaatcatttcttaagaacatttcttgaaaataattttctttaagactcaaaaacttgattgatttgcgatttaaaatttttaaatcttacgacttaaactaAACAAGGAGATCTAAAAAGAGGGGGTTGTAGGatagggagaaagaggagagaggaggaaagaaagtaagagatgattgaagaaaaaagaaagaagagagaggatcgaacgagatagagaggaagatgagTGAGAGAAATAATTGAGATAATGAAGAAAGCGGATTAAAAgagagacgaaaaaggtaaaaaaagaaaaagaggagaaagaaagaagaaaaaagagagatagatttggagtgagaggggaggagggagaaagaaaaaaaaattgggtttaagtttaaaaactcttaactcattttttgtttttggagaatatactatatttttaagttagtcttgagttcaatttttgaaaataattttaccaaacaagtttttaaggcccaaaacttgaaaattgtttttgagtttaaaaagttggattcaagtagaatACCAAACAGACCCTTATTTTCCTAGAAACCTTAAGTGAACATTTAtggtaaattaattaaaattaattcatgggcaggagggaaaaaaaaattaaacgaaGTTACCCAAAATAATGGAACTATTAGTTGCCCCTCTTCCGTATTTTTCATGTGAAACCACCACCTCATATATTGAAAACGCATCATTCATTGGGGGTTCACCAATCACTCCTATATATTTGATCAAATATGGAGTTAATGATAAAAagggaaattaaaaataaatcaaacatcAAAGTACCATACCTGAGAGTGAAGACGATTTAGTTTTTGTGGGAAAGGATTAAAACCAATTGCAACTACTAATTGCAGTTTCAAATTTGAacgccaatttttttttttttcaacgtgTCAAAATTATAACTGCTCAGTTTAAGAGGATAATTATCTCTTAGTTTTTAAAATAGGAAGATAATTATCCAACTTTTTATCTACCCCTCTTTCCacgttggttttttattttcttattatgtCTCCTAAAATGGAGGAGGAGTTTGATCAGCACgttccctttttctctctttattatcttttattaacaaattttaatttttctgacAAAATTGCCCTTGTGCTTTTATATGTATCAAATTCTATcagttttagatttttttttgttttatgggTGTTTtagtccaaattttttttgtcaagccTTGAGATACCAAAGTAGTCTTCTGGCTTTCTAATATTAGAGATTAGAGATGTGTGTGGGAGCCTGACAAATGCttaattttctctctttttctttaattaattcatattaataattctcaaaaaaaaaattcatattaaTAGGGTTGCATTCTTATTAGTGGACGAATGTATGGATTTAAGAACAATATAAGTccgtcaacaacaacaaaattttatCCCATTAAGTGGAGTCGAtggtatgaatcctagaacgtaaCTACGAACGGTGTTGCGCTAAGttttccgttagatccaagtgcTTCATGTATCTTATagtctctttccaagtcttcaTAGGTCCTTTCTCTATCCCTTTGTCATGAGTCTCTATCTCACAATTGCATTTTTAACGGGAGTATCTATAGGTCTTCGGTTAGCATGTCCAAGCCACCTTAAATACATTTATTTATTGTTGACTATCCTGGAATAactcaaacaaaaacaacataaaagaaattaaatataaGAGTGAATGAgactaaaaaaaattgtgtatttttttttaatgtgcaAAATTACACTGAGGATATAAATCACAGATACTTTAAggattatttataaataaataaaattgaattaaaaaaaaaaaggagagaaggTTAAGTTGAAATGTGATTCTCCTTCCATGACAATGGTTGGCATGcatacatatatcatatatatccCATCACATAAAAGGTGAGAAGCCAGTGTAACAAATCACGCGCTCCAAAGCGCGTGTCCACTTCATATTCACAGCACACAAACACTGCATATTCGCTGCTTGTTGACTGGTCACCCCAAAAAACTTGCAGAGCAAGCAAACCGTCTGCCCCTAATTATTGCAAGCTGCTTTTTTCAGAAGACCTTTTGGTCTGATTTCTCTAATGGCACTAAAAAAAATGTACCATAAAATACAATGTATtatatacatgtgtgtgtggGAGCTTGACAATTgcttaattttctttctttcctttaattaattcatattaATAGGGttaattatataattatatttttaattctttCATGTTCTCAGTTTTATGGGACCAAAATTAACTCAAAACAATCGGACCGAACTGTTAATACCGGTTATGGTTTTCATGTTGCTATAACCATTCAGAACTGAATCGAAACGTGtatataattttgaatttcaacCGTTTGATCATACTTCTTAGTAAGAGtgctttactctttattttctagATTGTTAAATTAGTACAAGAATGAGTTTGGTTAGCTAAATTTGTTAGTTATGCGTTTGTGTTTTGTGAATTGTTGATATGAATAATATTCATTAACTTTGTAAAATTTTAGTGCCatgtacattttttttagagTCATTTACATTTAAATCTTCTTTTATTGTAGACCATCATTCTTCATTGTGTGATCCCATTTCTATATTTACTAGAAAAATCCTTTATCTTTTCTATTTGTTCTAAATATATGCTTGTAAGATTCAAATCATCTAGTATTCCGAACCATGAACGGGCATGAACCAAATTGAAACCAATGTGAATCGAACTGTACGGttttagtaataaatttaagcgAAACCACACTGAACGGTATTGTTGATATTTTTCGATTTCGGTTTTGTTTTGGGGGTAAAACCGGACCGAACCGTGCTCACCCCTAAGATCTAGTAAGAATTTTGTAGATAGATTTTCAATAAAATTTTAACCATGTGCCACAgtcataatttattttaattttaatttttagaatTATTTGAACCGAATTCATATGGACCATTtggattatttttaaaatttttcttttgcaATCCGCTAGTCTAGattgtgccatgtggcacaaTAGCTAACtgccatttaaaaaaaaatctaaaacaaTTTAACCCTAAAAATGAATGCTTAATAAGGACCGCTTGATGATACAACCGTTATAAATTTAACGTCCCACATCATGCCACCTGCAATAGCCATCCTTGGCCCAAGTTCTTCGGCCCCAAACCTGCCATCCTCATCGGCATCGACTATTTTCGGTTCCCCCACGTCAAGAAGGAGTCCGCTTACAACACCACCTCTAACGACGACCAAACAACCACCTTCATCGTCTACGATAGGATAGTTACACTAAATTCATGTAAACCAACGAGGTCCTTCTTTTTGTGGATCGAACAAAACCTTTAATTTTCTAGTTGACAGCTGAATCCATGAGAGTTTTCTAATCAATCCCATAACTAACATGGTTTGGTCAATTttgaggaggaaaaaaaaaaccccaggcTTGGTCTTACGATATTGACCGTTTATGGTCTTCCTTGCCCAAACCTGGCACAACAAGAAAAAATGATTTGGGAATGATTTTTAAGAACCAAAAATGTTTAAGAACGAAGAagctactttttttttcctttccgaACAAATAATACTATCCCCACTAAAGGATAGGGGATGAAAAAATGATTTGGGAATGATTTTTAAGAACCAAAAATGTTTAAGAACGAAGaagctacttttttttttttttccgaacaAACAACACTATCTACACTAAAGAAGAGAGATGAGCTTAGCTTCActatgagttagcaataatgtggttcaaactcgtctttgacgagaatcgaacctaagacctctcacttacaaacgAAGAAGCTACTTAACTTTGAAATTAAATTCAAACAAATATAAATGCAGCATTTCCAACTAATCAAAGATTTTTATTGACCGCAGTTTGAATGATGACAGTAAAACAGAGAATGCTTTAAAGGATTCACATTATTTCACCCTTGTCACCTTTTTCAATATAGTATTTTGGATTTACACACAATTAGATCCATTACCCATCTCGTACAATTAAAATTGTGAGCAAACAAAATTCAACGAAGAAAGCAATGCGGCCACTCTTTAAGCATTTGGACCATTGGCCATATCTCTACATTGCCGTTGTAACCGGGAAAAGCCTACGTACACAATGCAAGTTTTATGAGGTTAAGTGTCGGAATTGAGTATTACGGAGCATAGAGATAATTAAGCCTACAACCAACCATTAAGTTTAgataaaaatacaagaaaaatttattaagtttttaatattttgttgaGGATTTTACGATTTGCTGCATATTAGCAATTTTCAGGGTTGATGGTATATGGTGAAGAGCACTcaaggaaatgaaaagaaaatttgtctttttttatttattcattatttgtattctttatttatttttttgttgccgTTACAGTTTTCCGTAGAAATTGCAATAGAGCCAATCAACTACTCTCTGTCATGAGAAGGTTAACTGTTGGATgattatttgtttacattttaataccaaaaagtaaaaataaaaattattattagcattttaaaaattttattctaCTTTTCTCATAagtgtacattttttttctagTTATTAAAAGTTTAGAGCTCAAAACGAAATTTTTAGAGTACCAATAACAATTCCAAATTTGATACttgataaaataatttttcgttataacgataaaaaaaaaaaaaacagtcaacATGTGGATTGGGATCTCACATGACAACCGAACGCCGTCGCCCATGTAATCTCAGTGGGCGGCAACTTATAGACTTAAAGGTGGCGTGGTGGTAACGAGTGAAACAACGTAATAAGAAGGACTAGGAACATAGTATTCTAAATTTTTCTTGGAAATCTTTAATCAATATACATTAATTATTGCGCTGCTGGtcttaaaaaataacaaaaatgttatttttatcatatatttgtattaTCATTTATACTATTTTTATAATAAAGACATGACCATATGCATTGACGTATCAGACCTACAAATAAACACCCAAATATATAACAActttaacataaacaaaaataataataatcaattATCAGCTGCCCAATTACAAGGCGTGTAGTGTAAGGGTAAAATGGTCATGCCCCAATCAATACTTTTCAGCTGCTTCAACCAAAAAAGCTTGCAACGACACCCACTATAGGTCTCTGAAGGACGCCAAAACCCGtactccccccccccctctctctctctctctctcaatttcaaaatccctctctctctctctagccaGAGGGCCAGTGAAACACGTTTTACAATGTACCCTGACGTCCCGCCTGGCGGTGCCGTCGCGTATCCGACGAGGCCTGGCTACCGGAAGTTCGGAGATGTCAGGGCCACCCAGTTGATAGTGGAGGTTGCGGCGGCGAGAGACCAACACCACTACGATGTAAGCCCTCATTCTCCTTCCTCTGTTGGTATTTTTCTACGTTTTccttttagttttatgtttttgaaaacTCAAAACTCCAAATTTTCGTTTACTTTTaagtttttacaaattttaaaaatatttctgagtattttttaatttttagttattGTTTGGTCTTCGAAACACCGGCGCTCCTCCATGGTTTCAGTCGTTCGTAGAGGAACCGGCGGTTCTGGAGTGCCTACTGCTTTTTCAatgtattttcaatttttttttatttttagttattttttttagggTGGTCCTTTTTGCTTTTTCAAGCCTACTAAACCTGAGTCGCTCATGGCGATTTTTGGGATCATTTGGGGTTCTCAAAACTCCTTTCCGGTTCCTATTGACGAAGAGCAAACAAccctttatatttttaaaattttcctatGTATTTTCTTCTTGCCGCAATCCTACTGCTGTAAATCTGACTCAGAAAGTTGATTTCACGTTCCCGAAACACTTTTCTATTCAGTATTTTTGACTCAGAGGGTTTCCGGGAACAATGTAATTCTTTTGGTATTTTCTGAGTCCCAATAAACATGCCTTTTCTTGAGAACCCCTGAAGTTGCATCGAAAAAGATCAACAGGGAGGTCATTAAGCAATTTGTTCTTCTGTGCAAGGAGTCTCAGCTAGGAAAGAGAATGCCAGCTTATGGTGGCATGAAAAGTATTTACACCGCAGGGCCCTTACCAGTTGCCTCGAAAGATTCTGTGGTGAAGTTGGCCGAAAAGGATGGTCCAGGAGTCTTCGTCCTTCCGATGGCGGCGCAAGCTCACTTGCCACCAccgatggctcaagcatctgctCCTGGTGGGCCGGCGCCAGCTCAGGCGTCCTCCAGCTCGGCGACCGCTCCGCCACCGTCGTCGTCGAAGCGTCCTTTTTGCTTTTTCAAGCCTACTGCTTGTAAACTTGAGTCTCTCATGGCGTTTTTGGACCCAAAAATCATTTGGGTTCTCAAAACTCCATTCCGGTTCCTATTGACGAAGAGCAAACAAccctttatatttttaaaattttcccaTGTATTTTCTTCTTGCCGCATTCCTACTGTAAATCTGACTCAGAAAGTTGATTTCCTACGGCTGTAAATCTGCTCTTCGTCAATAGGAACCGGAAAGGAGTTTTGAGAACCCCAAATGATTTTTGTAAAGGCACTGACCACCCTCCATTATCATCCTTTGTAAAGGCACTGGTGAAGCCATGACATTGTAGATCTGCTGGTGAGAACTGTTAAGATCCCAGCCAACGACCAGGGCACCGGCGGGATCACAACACCTAAACTGGTAAGCCGTAAATGCCGCTCTATGGCAAACTCATCATCTGTTATTAATAATATAGTATTTTAGGAACCAACAAACTGATGCcatattaaaagaaaatagaCAATGATTGGTAaaagaaaaacccagaaaataaaaataaaaattttacctCTTCACGAACCTGCTTGAGCATCAGCCACCAACTTCCGGTTATGCCGTTCATGGTCATGTAAATGTCGCCCCACCCCCAATGCAGATTCGGGCATGATTCGTAGAGAATAAATTCCCATAAATCAGAGAGCCTAGAATCCATGGCTACAAGTATATCTGTAGAGTGCGCATAAGCGATATTGGTCGTCCCGTGTGATTCTAGGCTCTGTGATTTATGGGGATTTATTCTCAGCGAATCATGCCCGAAGCTGCATTGGGGATGGGGCGACATTTACATGACCATGAACGGCGTAACCGGAAGTTGGTGGCTGATGCTCAAGCAGGTTCGTGAAGaggtaaaatttttatttttattttctgggtttttctttTACCAATCATTGtctattttcttttaatatatCATCAGTTTGTTGGTTCCTAAAATACTATATTATTAATAACAGATGATGAGTTTGCCATAGAGCGGCATTTACGGCTTACCAGTTTAGGTGTTGTGATCCCGCCGGTGCCCTGGTCGTTGGCTGGGATCTTAACAGTTCTCACCAGCAGATCTACAATGTCATGGCTTCACCAGTGCCTTTACAAAGGATGATAATGGAGGGTGGTCAGTGCCTTTACAAAAATCATTTGGGGTTCTCAAAACTCCTTTCCGGTTCCTATTGACGAAGAGCAGATTTACAGCCGTAGGAAATCAACTTTCTGAGTCAGATTTACAGCAGTAGGAATGCGGCAAGAAGAAAATACAtgggaaaattttaaaaatataaagggTTGTTTGCTCTTCGTCAATAGGAACCGGAATGGAGTTTTGAGAACCCAAATGATTTTTGGGTCCAAAAACGCCATGAGAGACTCAGGTTTACAAGCAGTAGGCTTGAAAAAGCAAAAAGGACGCTTCGACGACGGTGGCGGAGCGGTCGCCGAGCTGGAGGACCAGCTCCTTTACAAAGGATGATAATGGTGGTGGTCAGTGGCCAGCAGCTGCGGGGTCTGGATCAGACCAGTAAGTCAAAATATAATGTAATATTTTTGCAATATGAAGTCATTCTTCTGCTAACAGATTTTTGTTTGCAGCATCATTCTCCGAGATCTTCCTGCAGATGGGGCTCGAGCAGTAGAGTTTGTGAGGGACCTTTTACACCAAGCTGCAGCGAACGACCCGTACAGCGGCGGACAATTATGGGGTAAGCGTTGTTTGCAGCATCATTCTCCGAGATCTTCCTGCAGATGGGGCTCGAGCAGTAGAGTTTGTGAGGGACCTTTTACACCAAGCTGCAGCGAA includes:
- the LOC126631056 gene encoding uncharacterized protein LOC126631056 isoform X4, with product MYPDVPPGGAVAYPTRPGYRKFGDVRATQLIVEVAAARDQHHYDESQLGKRMPAYGGMKSIYTAGPLPVASKDSVVKLAEKDGPGVFVLPMAAQAHLPPPMAQASAPGGPAPSWRTSSFTKDDNGGGQWPAAAGSGSDHIILRDLPADGARAVEFVRDLLHQAAANDPYSGGQLWVRLNVKRASEYKYLNQSDCLEIDGVGDARKFHILLEVLMLFKSVRKIKNTCFHCWPQCYGWETYHFKQLTMRSMWKCWLMKAIVARKWGNAVLGDPSVYLVFTGLSHSSNISTDNYISLSRRNVNWMGLIGLKLIFKTIKNA
- the LOC126631056 gene encoding uncharacterized protein LOC126631056 isoform X2, giving the protein MYPDVPPGGAVAYPTRPGYRKFGDVRATQLIVEVAAARDQHHYDESQLGKRMPAYGGMKSIYTAGPLPVASKDSVVKLAEKDGPGVFVLPMAAQAHLPPPMAQASAPGGPAPSWRTSSFTKDDNGGGQWPAAAGSGSDHIILRDLPADGARAVEFVRDLLHQAAANDPYSGGQLWVRLNVKRASEYKYLNQSDCLEIDGVGDARKFHILLEVLMLFKSVRKIKNTCFHCWPQCYGWETYHFKQLTMRSMWKCWLMKAIVARKWGNAVLGDPSVYLVFTGLSHSRTALNKCVLIMQMRGCSNISTDNYISLSRRNVNWMGLIGLKLIFKTIKNA
- the LOC126631056 gene encoding uncharacterized protein LOC126631056 isoform X5, producing the protein MYPDVPPGGAVAYPTRPGYRKFGDVRATQLIVEVAAARDQHHYDESQLGKRMPAYGGMKSIYTAGPLPVASKDSVVKLAEKDGPGVFVLPMAAQAHLPPPMAQASAPGGPAPSWRTSSFTKDDNGGGQWPAAAGSGSDHIILRDLPADGARAVEFVRDLLHQAAANDPYSGGQLWGDARKFHILLEVLMLFKSVRKIKNTCFHCWPQCYGWETYHFKQLTMRSMWKCWLMKAIVARKWGNAVLGDPSVYLVFTGLSHSRTALNKCVLIMQMRGCSNISTDNYISLSRRNVNWMGLIGLKLIFKTIKNA
- the LOC126631056 gene encoding uncharacterized protein LOC126631056 isoform X6; translated protein: MYPDVPPGGAVAYPTRPGYRKFGDVRATQLIVEVAAARDQHHYDESQLGKRMPAYGGMKSIYTAGPLPVASKDSVVKLAEKDGPGVFVLPMAAQAHLPPPMAQASAPGGPAPSWRTSSFTKDDNGGGQWPAAAGSGSDHIILRDLPADGARAVEFVRDLLHQAAANDPYSGGQLWGDARKFHILLEVLMLFKSVRKIKNTCFHCWPQCYGWETYHFKQLTMRSMWKCWLMKAIVARKWGNAVLGDPSVYLVFTGLSHSRTALNKCVLIMQMRGCSNISTDNYISLSRRNVNWMGLIGLKLIFKTIKNA